The following coding sequences are from one Culex quinquefasciatus strain JHB chromosome 1, VPISU_Cqui_1.0_pri_paternal, whole genome shotgun sequence window:
- the LOC6040439 gene encoding LOW QUALITY PROTEIN: protein C19orf12 homolog (The sequence of the model RefSeq protein was modified relative to this genomic sequence to represent the inferred CDS: inserted 2 bases in 2 codons): MPINTRELMDAVATLTDKENMRVTMKGSAKGAAICGAACFAGGLVAGPVGLAVGGTIGAISAGYMSXGKFRPVGEIIRHDMTEXEREKFKDHLVAALSEFHPTDMAVLLPLLMGSAAAQRAVLSTVVSFVTNEMRLQIID; encoded by the exons ATGCCGATCAACACGCGTGAACTCATGGACGCCGTGGCGACCTTAACCGATAAGGAAAACATGCGTGTCACTATGAAGGGTAGCGCCAAGGGAGCGGCCATCTGCGGGGCGGCCTGCTTTGCCGGTGGGCTTGTGGCCGGTCCGGTGGGTCTGGCGGTGGGCGGTACCATCGGGGCCATCAGCGCCGGCTACATGA GCGGTAAGTTCCGTCCGGTGGGCGAGATCATCCGGCACGACATGACGG CGGAGCGGGAAAAGTTCAAGGATCACCTCGTGGCCGCCCTGTCCGAGTTCCACCCCACCGATATGGCCGTTCTGTTGCCGCTGTTGATGGGCAGTGCGGCGGCGCAACGGGCCGTGCTTAGCACCGTGGTTTCCTTCGTGACTAACGAGATGCGCTTGCAGATCATTGACTGA